The segment CGGCAGATCGATCCGCGACTTCGCTTCCTCAAGCAGTCCCGTGATTTCGCGAGAACGCGCGTTGAATTTTTCAATGTCGCCGTCGCGGCTATAGATGTCGAAGTTCTTGGCGGCGAAACGGGCCATCATCATGCAGTCTTGCAGATTCGAGCAGAAGTTGGAGTCGCGCGCCAACTGGCGATAACGGACGAATCCGGTCGTTGCGTTGCTGAGTCCGTTCCAAGCGACGCCTGCGGCGATGAGCATCAACAACAAAACGGATGCGAAGCCAAGAATGGTCCTCTTGGTCAGGCTCAATCGATTCAACATCTTGCCCGGGCCCTTTGTCTTTCGTACCTGATGTTTCCACTAATAACGAGGTCCTTGCCCCCTCGATCGGCGTGGATTTGCGCCTCAGCAAAAGTAGGCCGCAGTTAACCGCAGACAAACGGCAACTCGCAAGATAGCAGTTTAGTGAAAACGTGCGTTCGATCTCAAAACACGCGCACAGGACGAAACAGCGTCATTGCATTCAGTTAAAGAGACGCTATTCGCCAAAGAAGGATGCCGCGGCAACCCACGCAAAAAGAGGGAGCTCCCCATCACTTCCCGAATAACCGGTACCACGAAACGCCGCCTTGCTTGAAATGCGCGGGCACGGGATGAGAATCTTGCGGCTTGCGAGGATGTCGTCGGAACTACGACGGATCGTGTTCGTGAAGGCGTTTTTCAAACTCGCTGATCTTCTCGATCCGACGAGCGTGACGCCCTCCTTCGAATTCGGTGGTGAGCCAGATTTCGACCATCCGATCGATCAGGCGTTCTCCCAACATGTCGGCCGACAAGCACAAGACGTTGACGTTGTTATGACGCCGGCTCATTTCGGCCGTCAGGTCATCATGGCAAGTCGCGGCGCGGACGCCGGGGACTTTGTTGGCGACGATCGCCATGCCGATGCCGCTGCCGCAGATCAGGATTCCCCGATCGACTTCGCTCGCGGCGACGCTTTGACTGACCGTCGCCGCGATATCTGGGTAATCGACGCTACCGCAATCAAACGCGCCGACGTCATGCACCTCGTGCCCTAGTCGCTTCAGCAACTCGATGATGCTATGACGAACGCTGACGCCGCGATGATCGCTGCCAATGGCGATGCGCATGTTCTGGTTCCCTCCCCTTTTCGCAAAACTTCAGGAGGTCGCCGGCAATTGATCAAGATCAATCGCTCTCACGCGAGCGATGACTTCCGCCTCGATCTGGTCGGCGCACTGTTGGTAGACGACTTCGGGATGACCGATCGGGTCGGCCACGTCGAACCCGTCCAAGCAAAGATTGTGAGTGTAGTCCGCGGCATCGGGCCACTGCGCTATTATCGCGTCCCGATGGCTGCTAGTCATCGTCAAAATCAAATCGGCGTGCTCGATCAGCCGGTCGCTGAGCGGCTGGCTGGCATGGGCCGACAGGTCAAGTCCGCGGTCTCCCATCACTTTGATCGCTTCGGGCGCCGCCCTTCCGCCGGGGAAGGCCGCCAAACCGGCCGACGCCACGATAAAGCCCCGTCCGTCCAGCTCTTCGATCTTGCAACCGAACCGCTCTGCGGCATGCTTTTGCATCAGGACTTCGGCCATGGGACTGCGGCAGGTATTGCCGGTGCAGACGAACACGACGCAGTAGCTGCTGAGACGCTTCAAAACTTTCTCCGAGACGACGCCAGAACGCAAAATCTCTACTTTGTTGCCGACCACGCGGACTACCGTCGACGGCTGGGCGTAGCGGCACTTCCCGCAGTCTAACACCAAACCGAGGGCGTCGCCCAGCGCTTCGGTCACTTCCGCCCCCCGAACGGCGTCCGGCTCGCC is part of the Blastopirellula sediminis genome and harbors:
- the rpiB gene encoding ribose 5-phosphate isomerase B, whose translation is MRIAIGSDHRGVSVRHSIIELLKRLGHEVHDVGAFDCGSVDYPDIAATVSQSVAASEVDRGILICGSGIGMAIVANKVPGVRAATCHDDLTAEMSRRHNNVNVLCLSADMLGERLIDRMVEIWLTTEFEGGRHARRIEKISEFEKRLHEHDPS
- a CDS encoding L-threonylcarbamoyladenylate synthase codes for the protein MAVRVIDVKAAEDRRDVIHRAVQSLAEGQIVAFPTETVYGVAVSALNASAIDRLMEAKGRPKNQPFALAIRSKDELLDYVPQATPLMKRLAMRCWPGPVTLVLPCDDPRSVVQSLPPSVIPAIAPSGFVGLRIPSHDLIQEAMRLLPGPLALTSANRSGEPDAVRGAEVTEALGDALGLVLDCGKCRYAQPSTVVRVVGNKVEILRSGVVSEKVLKRLSSYCVVFVCTGNTCRSPMAEVLMQKHAAERFGCKIEELDGRGFIVASAGLAAFPGGRAAPEAIKVMGDRGLDLSAHASQPLSDRLIEHADLILTMTSSHRDAIIAQWPDAADYTHNLCLDGFDVADPIGHPEVVYQQCADQIEAEVIARVRAIDLDQLPATS